From a region of the Argiope bruennichi chromosome 8, qqArgBrue1.1, whole genome shotgun sequence genome:
- the LOC129981585 gene encoding mitochondrial potassium channel ATP-binding subunit-like isoform X1: MLCFIFKNIKHNALFRILTVQDVLISSRFSRSYAKEIHCIRTYKLTISKRLIEEAKNAFKKYQNSFSRKAVKNLKLYGSTFSLCLFFPLKSLVVLCESQSSHSRLVGVNSIEKLHQEAKFDWKRFYKIVKAEIVYILLAVVSALIVALLNIKIPILLGDMVNVVSSFLSDNGYEKDAATFFSELREPAIQLVYMYLAQSLFTFAYISILSVSGERVARNMRKELFASVIEQDIAFFDAHKTGEISSRLTNDVQEFKSCYKLCISQGLRSIAQTAGCIVSLYLISPKMTGLMVCVVPVIVLAGTCIGKTLRNMSKYAQSQIAQASAVADEAIGNIKTVRSFAMEESEKKLYNDQVELIQKINSKLGIGIGIFQGLANLALNGIVLGVLCVGGSLMCTAEMTPGSMMAFLVATQTIQKSLAHLSLLFGQFVRGLAAGARIFQYMNLTPEIPLKGGKILTDSDLHGEVKFVNVTFSYPSRPDQVVLKNFNLTLPPRKMVALCGLSGGGKSTVATLLERFYDIENGSITIDGCDIKSLDPSWLRGNVIGYIDQEPVLFATSVMENIRYGRPDASDAEVMEAAKLANAHEFICNFNDGYDTVLGERGATVSGGQKQRIAIARALLKDPKILILDEATSALDVESEKAVQEALDYAIKGRTVLVIAHRLSTIQNADMIAVVKGGVIVEIGNHSTLSKKKGVYWNLIKQQQANDDENMSERKSG; the protein is encoded by the exons ATGTtgtgtttcatttttaagaatataaagcaTAATGCCCTATTCAGAATATTGACAGTTCAAGATGTATTAATCTCATCCAg gttttCACGTAGTTATGCTAAAGAAATTCATTGCATCAGAACATACAAACTGACAATTTCTAAGAGATTAATAGAGGAAGCAAAAAATGCctttaagaaatatcaaaactCATTTTCTAGGAAGGcagttaaaaacttaaaattatatggAAGTACTTTTAGTTTGTGTCTGTTTTTTCCTCTGAAGTCATTAGTTGTATTATGTGAAAGTCAATCATCTCATTCAAGATTAGTTGGAGTTAATAGCATTGAAAAGTTACATCAAGAAGCCAAGTTTGACTGGAAGAGATTTTATAAAATCGTAAAAGCTGAAATTGTATACATATTATTGGCAGTGGTG agtgCTCTGATtgttgcattattaaatattaaaataccaatTCTTTTGGGTGATATGGTGAATGTTGTATCTTCATTTCTAAGTGATAATGGCTATGAAAAAGATGCTGCGACATTTTTTAGTGAACTGAGAGAGCCTGCCATTCAACTTGTGTATATGTATTTAGCTCAG agcTTATTTACATTTGCTTATATTTCAATACTGTCTGTATCTGGTGAAAGAGTGGCTCGTAATATGAGGAAAGAACTTTTTGCCTCGGTTATTGAACAAGATATTGCTTTTTTTGATGCCCACAAAACCGGTGAAATTTCAAGCAG ATTAACCAATGATGTACAAGAGTTTAAAAGTTGTTACAAGCTTTGCATTTCTCAAGGGTTACGAAGCATTGCCCAG ACTGCTGGCTGCATAGTGTCTTTGTATTTAATATCGCCAAAAATGACTGGACTTATGGTTTGTGTCGTTCCTGTCATTGTCTTGGCAGGTACTTGCATTGGAAAGACCTTAAGGAATATGTCAAAATATGCCCAATCTCAG attGCACAGGCATCTGCTGTTGCTGATGAGGCTATTGGCAATATAAAAACAGTACGTTCTTTTGCGATGGAAGAATCAGAGAAAAA acTGTATAATGATCAGGttgaattaattcagaaaataaatagtaaactAGGTATTGGAATTGGAATATTTCAAGGTCTAGCAAATTTAGCCCTTAATG gtATTGTATTAGGAGTTTTATGTGTTGGAGGATCTTTAATGTGTACAGCTGAAATGACACCTGGAAGTATGATGGCTTTTCTTGTTGCAACTCAGACAATACAAAA ATCCCTTGCACATCTGTCTTTATTATTTGGGCAGTTTGTTAGAGGATTAGCTGCAGGAGCTAGAATAttccaa tacaTGAATTTGACCCCAGAAATACCTTTAAAAGGAGGTAAAATTTTGACTGATAGTGATCTTCATGGTGAAGTAAAGTTTGTCAATGTCACTTTTTCATATCCATCACGTCCAGATCAG gttgttttgaaaaattttaatctcacATTGCCCCCTAGAAAAATGGTTGCCTTATGTGGGCTCTCAGGTGGAG GCAAATCTACTGTTGCTACATTGCTAGAAAGATTTTATGATATTGAAAATGGAAGTATAACTATTGATGGCTGTGATATTAAATCATTAGATCCAAGTTGGCTTCGTGGAAATGTAATTGGTTATATTGATCAG gAGCCTGTACTTTTTGCTACATCAGTCATGGAAAATATCAGGTACGGTAGACCTGATGCTTCTGATGCAGag gtaatgGAGGCAGCTAAATTAGCCAATGCACatgaatttatttgcaattttaatgatGGATATGACACTGTCCTTGGAGAACGAGGTGCTACTGTATCTGGAGGTCAGAAGCAAAGAATAGCTATTGCAAGAGCTTTGCTTAAGGATCCGAAAATTCTTATTCTGGATGAAGCAACAAG tGCTCTTGATGTTGAATCAGAAAAAGCTGTCCAAGAAGCTTTAGATTATGCGATTAAAg GGAGAACTGTTCTGGTAATTGCTCATCGCCTCAGTACAATTCAGAATGCTGATATGATTGCTGTTGTGAAAGGAGGAGTAATTgttgag ataGGAAACCATTCAACTCTTAGTAAGAAAAAAGGTGTATACTGGAATCTCATTAAACAACAGCAAGCTAATGATGATGAAAATATGTCTGAGAGAAAAAGTGGATAA
- the LOC129981585 gene encoding mitochondrial potassium channel ATP-binding subunit-like isoform X2, whose product MRKELFASVIEQDIAFFDAHKTGEISSRLTNDVQEFKSCYKLCISQGLRSIAQTAGCIVSLYLISPKMTGLMVCVVPVIVLAGTCIGKTLRNMSKYAQSQIAQASAVADEAIGNIKTVRSFAMEESEKKLYNDQVELIQKINSKLGIGIGIFQGLANLALNGIVLGVLCVGGSLMCTAEMTPGSMMAFLVATQTIQKSLAHLSLLFGQFVRGLAAGARIFQYMNLTPEIPLKGGKILTDSDLHGEVKFVNVTFSYPSRPDQVVLKNFNLTLPPRKMVALCGLSGGGKSTVATLLERFYDIENGSITIDGCDIKSLDPSWLRGNVIGYIDQEPVLFATSVMENIRYGRPDASDAEVMEAAKLANAHEFICNFNDGYDTVLGERGATVSGGQKQRIAIARALLKDPKILILDEATSALDVESEKAVQEALDYAIKGRTVLVIAHRLSTIQNADMIAVVKGGVIVEIGNHSTLSKKKGVYWNLIKQQQANDDENMSERKSG is encoded by the exons ATGAGGAAAGAACTTTTTGCCTCGGTTATTGAACAAGATATTGCTTTTTTTGATGCCCACAAAACCGGTGAAATTTCAAGCAG ATTAACCAATGATGTACAAGAGTTTAAAAGTTGTTACAAGCTTTGCATTTCTCAAGGGTTACGAAGCATTGCCCAG ACTGCTGGCTGCATAGTGTCTTTGTATTTAATATCGCCAAAAATGACTGGACTTATGGTTTGTGTCGTTCCTGTCATTGTCTTGGCAGGTACTTGCATTGGAAAGACCTTAAGGAATATGTCAAAATATGCCCAATCTCAG attGCACAGGCATCTGCTGTTGCTGATGAGGCTATTGGCAATATAAAAACAGTACGTTCTTTTGCGATGGAAGAATCAGAGAAAAA acTGTATAATGATCAGGttgaattaattcagaaaataaatagtaaactAGGTATTGGAATTGGAATATTTCAAGGTCTAGCAAATTTAGCCCTTAATG gtATTGTATTAGGAGTTTTATGTGTTGGAGGATCTTTAATGTGTACAGCTGAAATGACACCTGGAAGTATGATGGCTTTTCTTGTTGCAACTCAGACAATACAAAA ATCCCTTGCACATCTGTCTTTATTATTTGGGCAGTTTGTTAGAGGATTAGCTGCAGGAGCTAGAATAttccaa tacaTGAATTTGACCCCAGAAATACCTTTAAAAGGAGGTAAAATTTTGACTGATAGTGATCTTCATGGTGAAGTAAAGTTTGTCAATGTCACTTTTTCATATCCATCACGTCCAGATCAG gttgttttgaaaaattttaatctcacATTGCCCCCTAGAAAAATGGTTGCCTTATGTGGGCTCTCAGGTGGAG GCAAATCTACTGTTGCTACATTGCTAGAAAGATTTTATGATATTGAAAATGGAAGTATAACTATTGATGGCTGTGATATTAAATCATTAGATCCAAGTTGGCTTCGTGGAAATGTAATTGGTTATATTGATCAG gAGCCTGTACTTTTTGCTACATCAGTCATGGAAAATATCAGGTACGGTAGACCTGATGCTTCTGATGCAGag gtaatgGAGGCAGCTAAATTAGCCAATGCACatgaatttatttgcaattttaatgatGGATATGACACTGTCCTTGGAGAACGAGGTGCTACTGTATCTGGAGGTCAGAAGCAAAGAATAGCTATTGCAAGAGCTTTGCTTAAGGATCCGAAAATTCTTATTCTGGATGAAGCAACAAG tGCTCTTGATGTTGAATCAGAAAAAGCTGTCCAAGAAGCTTTAGATTATGCGATTAAAg GGAGAACTGTTCTGGTAATTGCTCATCGCCTCAGTACAATTCAGAATGCTGATATGATTGCTGTTGTGAAAGGAGGAGTAATTgttgag ataGGAAACCATTCAACTCTTAGTAAGAAAAAAGGTGTATACTGGAATCTCATTAAACAACAGCAAGCTAATGATGATGAAAATATGTCTGAGAGAAAAAGTGGATAA